In Oreochromis aureus strain Israel breed Guangdong linkage group 17, ZZ_aureus, whole genome shotgun sequence, the genomic stretch AACAATAAAATCCCTGCCATACAGACTAAGCTGCTTTGTGTGGTATTCATTTCTAGAGTTATAACCAGCTTCCTGTCACCAGTGCTGTGCAAGGAGCTGCTCACAAATAACGGAAAACACGCCGCCATCCTCCTGCTGTCCGCCTCCTTCTGCATCGCTAACGATTTTACATGTTCATGAAGGTGAAGTTTTCCAGCGCTATCTGAGGTCCTCTCTGCACATGCCCAGTTCACTCCTTTTCTGCAAGTCAGTCCACACTGAGGACGATTACAGCCGAGTCCAAACAACCGAAGCTGACCCACGTTCACACTGAGCCTCTCTACCACACACATTCTCACCCTTCACATTTCTGCAGGTCCCTTAGAGTCTCATCAAAAACTGTGAAGAAGTTCAATTTCAAGTTTCATAGAAATACAGAACCTTTGAAAACAGTACGACAGCACAAAGTGTTTAGGAAGTCTCTCCTTTTCATTCCTGTCAGGTTTCAGGGCCTCTCAGCTACGATCAGCTACGATCCACACTCGATGATCTCGAGTGCGGCCTGATGATCTcgagcggctgcacttcctgagagtcctcaggaagtacaagctgaactccaacctgctgctgaccttctaccgctcgtccattgagagcctgctaacctactgcatcacggtatggtacggcagctgcaccaaggcagatagtgtgaggcttcagagtgtggtcaagacagcacaaaagatcatcggctgccctctccctccctgatggacatttattcctccgctgctgcctcagcagagcagcaaacatcatcaaggacagctcccaccctggcttcaacatgttcagcctgcttccctcagggaagcgctacaggtgcatcaacactaaaacccacagactcaaaaacagtttcttccccaaagcgataaccaccctgaactcacacatgcaccgataacacagccccccacttcccacttcctctatggaccaccactatttataccaattccatgtgcaataactcaactgtacatacataacactatttattacatattgtttacggtttgtaaattgtacattttatatatatatacatcttcttccctatgttaatactgtccatatgtatatagtgctgcagaactgtaccccccaccccccccaccccccaacatgtttacactgagtaggagatgctctgtatctcattgtacaactgtataatgacaataaaggcattctattctattctattctattctatgtcaTCAAGCTGCAAATTAGATCCAGCACGAAGATCTGAACAGGCCGAGCTCTGAATGTTTAGAGGTCGAGGTCAGCTGAGGAGGCGCGGCCTTCATCAGCACAAAGGTTAAACTAATCAATAATAATCAGTTGAGGTGGCAGCTTTGAAATTGCTGCTCAGCTACACTTCATGTCCTGGACAACACTGCCACCGTGTGGACAGACAGCATAAGAGCAGCAAGTTCACAATTACTCctggggtcaaaggtcagagatcAGGGATTTGTTGGTTCACATTACCTGAAGCTGCCCGTCAGCCTCAGCAGTTTCATCGCTCTTTGAGCCTTGACCAGTAGAAACTGTCAGCTGATCGGTGTTTGATCACATTGATCAAAAACTAAAATGTGACCGTCACAAACATCACGGTGATGTCATGTGTGGTGGGCTTAGAGAGAAGGTGGATAAAAGTGTTTCAGTTCATCATCTGAGAGAATATCAAACAGGAAGAAGTCCTATTTTCTACATTTGTAAGACacctttaaaagtttaaaatcaaAATTGGATTCACGGTCCTCTGACACACAGTCAGACCATCCTTTATTTACAGTAACTTCAGTTTATCTGATGAAAGTTTTAGCTCCAGAATATGAATTTATGTAAAGTTTGCAgccatgttaaaaacaaaaaaaaatgagggTGGGTCAAAGTTGAGCTCTTTAGATCAGAGGTGTCATAAGACCCGGGGTCCAGAACCAGCCCACCAgacagctttggaaaatatgaagCAAATTTTTGGGCCTGCTAATAGACCACCCGCCCCTCAACCATTCATACCACAATGAAGcaatttataaaaataaaaacttaattACCCTATAAATATGGGACAGTCCAGTCTGTGAGCTAACAGGACTTTATTGGTAATTCTGCTGTTCAACTGCGcttcattttttattctttaaactCTGTAAGATCATCAAAAAATTGCcagaaaattcagattttttggaACCGAGAGGTTTAATAACCTTTATAACAATTGTTTGGCTACATCATGTTGTTTAAGATATATTTTATTAGATATTTTTTGTATCACATTTGATACAGTGGGTGTGTTTGGCAACTTTTTGTTAACAAGAATGTGAAATTTAGACCCCCAAAAAAGTTTTgtccataacattttgaaattatgaCAAGTATTGATCATGTTGATGAGATGTCAGAAACTCATGTAGGAAATATGATACAAATGGCATAATACAGTTAATGTGATGTGAGGACTGAGCACCGGCAGCTCAGTTTTTGATGTTTGTGTGACAGTAAGATGGAGACAGAGACGAGGCGTCGGCTGTTCGGTGGATTCGTTTATTATTTCccgcacaaaaacaaaaacagctgtttttagTAGAAGGTGTTTGGTCTCTTGGTGGTGAAGCGGGGTTTGTGCTGGCGGCGCAGGACCCGGTGGGGCAGGGGGAACCTGATCTTGGAGTCCTGCAGGGAAACACAAAAGTCACACGATCAGACGTTAAAGCGCCAAACAAAGCCGCTAATGGTCATCTGTCGCCAGCTTCATGACCGCCAGGTTTAAAGATGGAGGCTCAAAACTTGGAAGAGGAATCTGGCCATTGGTGTGGCGGGTTTTCAAGCTGGAGCTGACGATGGTGGCAGCAGCCCAGAGAGAGTCCCGCCTCCTGATGTGGGgggcagagagaggaagactTACGTGGAACTGCTTGATGGCGGGTCTGCGACACTTGTTGGCGGCGATCACCTGCACCTTCATGATCTGGATTGAGTGGGCACGGGCACGATGGCGAGCTCCCATGTCACGATCTGAAAGAGAGGTTAGGAGGCAGAGCTTaacaaacaggaagcagctgcTCTGTGCAGACGTCTGTTGATAAAACCGTACACGCCCTGCATCGCAGTAAAAATTAAACCCTAAAACGCTCAGACGTCACCTGCTGCTCTTCGTTTCTACTAAGGTTCGATTTTTAGATTCAGATGTGAGCAAAATGCTCGCCTTCCTGCTCGTTAGAGATCATTGATCAGGCGCTGGCAGAAACAGCATCAGTGATGGAACAATAATAGTTCAGtaaatttagatgtttaaatTAATCCTGTTAAATAATGATGACATGATGACATTAATTCACCATTAAGCCTAAACCCTCCTTAGATGCAGGAGTTACGTCCACGCTCAGGTATTTGACCACCAGCTGTCAGCTCAGACCAAACACACCACAGCGCTGAGACACACAGCTGGGTTTAGCAGCTCAAACAAAAACCAGTGAACAGGCGCTTCAGAGCGCTCATCCAATGACACGTGAGCTCAGCTGGACCTTGGAGCCAGGAGCTCCTTAAAACCGCGGAGAATCTTCAGGAGCACGCTCAGATGCCTTGAAACTACAAAACAGAAATGATTCTGCAGATTTACTGTCCGAGGTTTCCATCGGGGCGTCCTTAGCAGAGAAATCCTCACGATGAAGAACAAGTCAGAAAAATTGAATCTGGCTGCACGCTGACCGCCGTTAATTTTACTGGCGAAAACATTTCAAAGTTTTCATCAGCAAACTTTTTTCCTGACAAAAACAACGATCAATATATCTGCCAGGAAAGCACAAAGCCAGCTTCCCAATTCTCATGAAAACACGACAAAAGGTCAAAATCTGAAATCATCTTTAATATTTTGCTGCTGTGAAAAACAGAATTCCTACTTTTGGGATTAACCGTAAACCAAGCAGATCCAAACCTGATTCTCACAGTGATCCAGGTAAACTCGTCTGATTTCTAAAAACAGTTTCTAACAACAGAGGCGCCATTGAAGCGGCACCTCGTTGGCCCGCTGTTAGTACTCACAGCACTGAGTGACAGCTCCAGATGTGGTGAGGTCCCTGTACTCTCTGTACATGTTGTGGGTGCCGCTGCGAGAGTCATAGCGCAGCCAGATGCCGAAGTTCTTCACCTTCAGAGGCGTCTTCTCGTTGACCTGACCAGAAAACACGACGAGCCATTAGACGCTGTCAGAGTCGCtaacaaggaaaaaagaaacgaGGGTTAAACAGAGACTCACCAGGCCGCAGTAGACGATCTCTCCAGATGCCTTCTTCATCTTCCTCAGCTGAGAGACAAAGTACCAGAAGCGAGATTTGGCCACGATGTGGTTCGGGGCGAAGATCCTCATCCGGTAGAGAGGGGGGGCGGGGTTCTTAGCCGAGGGCAGCAGACGCCCAATGACCTTATACTCCCTAAGCTGTGGGAAGAAAACGAAGATGTGTCACATGTAGGTAAAATGATCAAAGCAACAATAGCGAGACAACGATAGGACATGTTGATCCCTGAATTCACTTTCAGAGGCAcgacagcagcagagaaaggcGACAAGGACCAAGTTCCTGTTCGCACGCCAGACAAAATCACGCCACTGACACGGCGTGACCTTTGGGTTTGGGTGCGTATGGACACATCACAAATGACACACAAGCTACAAATAACATTCTCACTTAAACATCaccaaaaacaaactaataacaaaataacacacTTTCAATTTCTTACCGCAAACACTCAAACATGATtaaattatcattatcattaaacTGACAGATAAGTCATTTtgggtacaaaaaaaaaacaaaaaactttaaaatgacttcagttttattgatatcttaaagcttttttttaaacaattataTTTTAAACTACAAATAACACAATCCTCTaaaaatttgtgtttttctattaaaaacaagaatccaTAACGGTTTCCTTTTATCTTATATTTCCTCGGTGTTAGGTTAGGTTGGTTTTTTTGCTGTCAACATTAGCCGAAATCTTTCTTAGCATGTCTTATTTCTATCACCagcacaggtgtgcacacaacTGCCACTGAATTACTAAGTATCTGGAGAAAACCTTAAATTGCgctttttttaaaagaggtTCTGCAGCCGCTCCATTCAGTGCTTTCTATGTGGATTAAAGGCAGTTCATTGAGTCCGTGTTTCAGTTTGTGCTGCCAAGCCTTTGTGTCTGTTTCTGAATACTTCATATCAACTCCAGTTCGGGCCTACAGTGGAGAATAACTGCTGTGAGCTGGAGGGGTTTTTACGGTACTCAATCACTGACCGCACTCGGTGTGAAAAAGCAGCGATTctacaaaaaaaactgtttaagccctttaaaaaaaaacctccatAAAGTCTCAATATTTATAAAACAATGATAAAAACTACAGTTCCTCCTAAAAAACCGGCTCACTATGCCTGGTTAAAAAGCACGCCGATAGCTCGGGTTAGAGATGAACTCACATTAGCTGCTAACGTTAGCTTCTACTAACGCAAATCAAGCTGCGCTGAAATTAAATCAGATTAAATAAGATCTGTGCTCCTGCTGGACCGCTGTCCGCACCTCAAACCGAACTCATCTTCTCAGTGAAGCCGTGAGAGCTCGCACTCTCTCCGGCTGCAGCCCTCAGTTTGAGCCCAGTCCACATGGTGCTGACGCCATGTTGTAGACGCGAACGCACCGGGATGAAAAGACTAAAATTTCCGCTTTAAGTCGGACTTTATGGAAATAGCTCTGCACGAGCCTCTCGAACTAgacgttattttattaaatgtgcTGTTAGAAGCCGCGTGTGGAGAGTGAAAAAGTGTAAATTTAGGGTTTACGTACTGTGCCGGACGCCTTCATGGTGCCTCTCGCTCACTGCCACAGTAAAAGAGGAAGCAGCAGGGCGGAGCATGCGCACGTCAAATGGAGGGCGGAAGTTCCTCAGAGGTGCCGTCCGAGTGGAGTTCCCCCCAGAAACCGAAGAAGGTGAGTTATTGACCCACAATCTGTCAAACATCTGTCAAACAATCTGTGTCAGCGATGCTATGACTTCATTGTGAGgctaaaatctgtttttaatgaatatCTGACCGAGAGAGTCAAATACAACTCAGCAGCCCTGAGAGGTGGGTTAAATGGCAGGAAGCTCTGGACTGATTATAATACAagtgatttctttattttaaatatatcctCTTTATAATCCTGCAGCGTTTTACCAGAATAATCATGAACACTGGGCATCAAACACACAGATGTATGTTTACATATATCTGTCTATATCTTAAGTAGACAGATATAGTGCTTATCCCTATATCCTTAGAAGAAAGATCAGGCTTCCTGCTGTTTAATGAACAGCAGGACGAGTCTTCAGTCAGCACATCAAAGCACGGAGGAGAAAACAGGCTCGTGATTCAATCCCCGTTTAGAAATACTGTTTTAAGAccacaaaaatgttacaaaataAAGAGTTTGACCAAGCTGTTTTTTCCACTGCAAGCAGGTGGAGCTGAAGAAAGAGGGCTCCACACTGATATGATCAATATGAGAGTCAATCACTCATGATTATTGATTTATGATGTCACGCAGattctctctgctctgattggATGCCTGAGTGTGGGAGAATCAGCTGATCAGTACCTGTACCTGCTGAGCTGTCTGCTGTGTCCTGTCATGTGACCCCACCAGGTAATTTTCTGCTTTCTGAGGGAGCACATCTGTTCCTTCAGATGTTTACCTGCTGTAAAGGTGTGATCTGAACtcttaaattcaaattaaagtGTGCACTCTTTCTTCCTGTGGCATGATCATTGTCATCACACGGTCACAGGTGTTCACATACTCATGGAATCTTTAACCTTGTATAattataagaagaagaagaagaagaagaaaaacaagaagaagaatgtATTATCTTGGCAAATGTATTCTTTAGTGTCTTTGGACTTCATAAGAAACAGATCTAGTAATCATGGTCTATGTGCTTGCCCATAAAAGTTCATCTTTCCCATACTGAACCCATCTTGTGACTTTCATTGAAGAAAACAAACTAGATGTTAAGTCTGTGACCTCAGGAACAACACAAAGGGCCTACTGTGTTTTCTGTCCTGTTATTGTCACCTTTTAGCTTTTTGTATGTctgatttaaaataaacaaagcgGTCTTGATTCAACATCTCCATGTCAATGAATCTACTGATCTAATGAAGCAAAGGCAGTGTAAGACAGAGAGAACGACAGTTCCAGCTGAACTTTAACTTTTAACCTCAGAGTTAAatccagccaaatttcagcctGAAGCTTCTCTGCAGTCTGACAGCTTCAttgaaaaaatacataaataaataaaattaaaaaaaaatcaagaaaagaTTGCACAAACAGAGGAATTAAAAATGCTAATGAAATGTTCAAAATTGGAGTTAGGGTTCACTTGTTGGATCACTTGTTTTTCTATTGTGAATCAGTCCACTCCTTTTGAATTGATGCGTGGAGCTGGCTACAGTCCAGGGGTATTCAGTTACCACATTTGAGGTAACTGTAGTTAAACGTGGGATGCTTGCTGATCACGATTTCCCTTTTTCTTCTTACGGTCTGTGCCACACgtctcagattttttttctttctttctttctttctttctttctttctttctttctttctttctttctttctttcgcttgtctttttctgtttttttttttatcttgtagTAATGCTCAACCGTAACAACAACCGTTTGTTGTTGATAAATAAAgctcactaaaaaaaaaaaaaaaaaaaaaaaattgcacgtTTTGCTGACGCGGTGACGGCGGACCCTCTTCCGGGTCACGCGCGGTGAGCCGGAAGTGATCGTGCGCGGACACGCTGCGTGCAGTGGTACTCCCGGCGGCTCTATGAGGCGCTGACGGAGAAGGACCACCGGAGGAGGACGGTTTCATTAAGGTATgatctccttcttcttctccccTCTGAGCTCTGGCTGTGAACTGCAAACGGGGCTGCGGCTTGCTGAG encodes the following:
- the rpl18a gene encoding 60S ribosomal protein L18a; translated protein: MKASGTLREYKVIGRLLPSAKNPAPPLYRMRIFAPNHIVAKSRFWYFVSQLRKMKKASGEIVYCGLVNEKTPLKVKNFGIWLRYDSRSGTHNMYREYRDLTTSGAVTQCYRDMGARHRARAHSIQIMKVQVIAANKCRRPAIKQFHDSKIRFPLPHRVLRRQHKPRFTTKRPNTFY